From a region of the Prevotella melaninogenica genome:
- a CDS encoding glycoside hydrolase family 27 protein, with protein MIEQLSKLRKSLLFIVAFLLTALYTTATNRDSLALTPPMGFMTWNKYKEDINEQLIRQIADKMATDGYAEAGYKYIFIDDAWQGGRNRRNNIIPDPKKFPSGMKALADYVHSKGLLLGIYSDAAQLTCAGYTASYGFEEQDAKTFAEWGIDYLKYDYCHAPSDSAVAHKRYKKMADALQNSGRKIALGVCEWGQLNPEMWARQAGGSLWRVSFDVRDMWKDIVKQGGMGIIDIINITEPLYKYAGPGHWLDMDMLVIGLDGKGGPSSDLGGVGCTYTEYQTQMSMWCMFASPLAVSHDILNENAETRRILLNKEIIAINQDALGEAAHRVDFPSACHVYLRNLSGNRQAIAIMNPSDTPQRVHLPLSILGNAKEYNFRDVWEHKTSRQRKAWQATLQPHETKVFTVTTR; from the coding sequence ATGATTGAGCAACTATCTAAACTTCGTAAATCACTTTTGTTTATTGTAGCCTTTCTGCTAACAGCATTGTACACGACTGCTACCAATCGTGACTCTTTAGCACTGACACCTCCAATGGGTTTTATGACCTGGAACAAATATAAGGAGGACATCAACGAACAGCTTATCCGACAAATTGCTGATAAGATGGCGACTGATGGCTATGCTGAAGCTGGATATAAATACATCTTCATCGATGACGCATGGCAGGGAGGACGCAACCGACGCAATAACATCATACCTGACCCAAAGAAGTTCCCAAGCGGAATGAAGGCACTCGCAGACTATGTTCACTCAAAGGGTTTGCTACTCGGTATCTACTCTGATGCTGCCCAACTCACTTGTGCGGGCTACACTGCCAGCTACGGTTTTGAGGAACAAGATGCCAAGACCTTTGCTGAATGGGGAATAGACTATCTAAAATACGACTACTGCCACGCACCTTCTGACAGTGCTGTTGCCCACAAACGCTATAAGAAAATGGCTGATGCGCTACAGAATTCAGGTCGTAAGATAGCCTTGGGTGTCTGCGAATGGGGACAGTTGAATCCAGAGATGTGGGCTCGTCAGGCAGGCGGTTCGCTCTGGCGTGTGAGCTTTGACGTACGTGATATGTGGAAAGACATCGTGAAGCAGGGAGGTATGGGTATCATTGATATCATTAACATTACTGAACCACTTTATAAATACGCAGGACCGGGTCACTGGCTCGACATGGATATGCTCGTCATTGGACTCGACGGAAAGGGTGGACCATCAAGCGATTTAGGTGGTGTAGGCTGTACTTATACAGAATATCAGACACAGATGTCTATGTGGTGCATGTTCGCTTCACCATTGGCAGTAAGCCACGACATCTTAAACGAGAACGCTGAAACACGTCGCATCCTCCTCAATAAGGAGATTATTGCTATCAATCAAGATGCGCTTGGCGAGGCAGCCCATAGAGTTGACTTCCCCAGTGCATGTCATGTCTACCTCCGAAACCTAAGTGGAAACCGTCAGGCAATTGCCATCATGAATCCTTCTGATACCCCTCAGCGTGTTCATTTGCCACTTTCTATCCTCGGTAATGCGAAGGAATACAATTTCAGAGACGTATGGGAGCATAAGACAAGCCGTCAACGTAAGGCGTGGCAAGCTACCTTACAACCTCATGAAACAAAGGTCTTTACGGTTACAACACGCTAA
- a CDS encoding winged helix-turn-helix domain-containing protein, which translates to MKPISSVIIFLLLVCSAVWAGFDSYHCAETAIVQDMNQALSKTLAGKREAWITPDTIQSYRQHLQIADLRRRSFVSYALGEDSHSLCSRQMKWQSGGHSLLFQSYADCSFATVWGLSDQRLPFAFLLLSMVWLAASFMYFRRHRAGRLVLGRMVYTTSDHSFRDWHGEKIAFTPMQQQLMELFINATDRKLSKAVICETLWPKKPDASETLYTLIRRLKPIVSERCGLKIVADRGDGYRLASDSSSKKELDSLS; encoded by the coding sequence ATGAAACCTATATCGTCAGTTATCATATTTTTGTTACTCGTTTGCTCGGCAGTATGGGCTGGTTTTGATAGCTATCACTGTGCTGAAACGGCTATTGTACAGGATATGAATCAGGCTTTGTCGAAGACACTTGCAGGGAAACGTGAGGCGTGGATTACGCCCGATACCATACAAAGTTATCGACAACATTTACAGATAGCTGACCTTAGACGTCGTTCGTTTGTGTCATATGCGTTGGGTGAAGATAGTCATTCGTTGTGCAGTAGGCAGATGAAGTGGCAGTCGGGTGGTCATTCGCTTTTATTCCAAAGTTATGCTGATTGTTCCTTCGCTACGGTGTGGGGCTTGTCAGATCAGCGCTTGCCGTTTGCTTTTCTGTTGTTATCAATGGTTTGGTTGGCTGCATCTTTCATGTATTTTCGTCGTCATCGGGCAGGCAGGTTGGTATTGGGTAGGATGGTATATACTACTTCTGACCATAGTTTCCGTGACTGGCATGGAGAAAAGATAGCTTTTACTCCGATGCAACAGCAGCTGATGGAGCTGTTTATCAATGCAACTGATAGGAAACTATCGAAGGCAGTTATCTGTGAAACGCTTTGGCCTAAGAAACCCGATGCAAGCGAAACGCTCTATACACTTATCCGTCGTTTGAAGCCTATTGTCAGTGAGCGTTGCGGATTAAAGATTGTGGCTGACAGGGGTGATGGCTACCGATTGGCTTCTGATTCATCTTCAAAGAAAGAGTTGGATAGTCTTTCTTAA
- a CDS encoding HU family DNA-binding protein — protein sequence MNKTELIEKIAANAEVSKAVAKKALDATTEAIKEALAAGDKVQLVGFGTFATTERPAHEGINPRSKEKIKIAAKKVAKFKAGAELADAVNK from the coding sequence ATGAACAAAACAGAATTGATCGAGAAGATTGCAGCTAACGCTGAGGTAAGTAAGGCTGTCGCTAAGAAAGCTTTGGATGCTACTACAGAGGCTATTAAGGAAGCACTTGCTGCTGGTGATAAGGTACAGCTCGTAGGTTTTGGTACTTTCGCTACAACTGAGCGCCCAGCTCACGAGGGTATTAATCCAAGATCAAAGGAGAAGATTAAGATTGCTGCTAAGAAGGTTGCTAAGTTCAAGGCTGGTGCTGAGTTGGCAGACGCAGTAAACAAATAA
- a CDS encoding rhomboid family intramembrane serine protease, which translates to MRNIPVVTKNLLIINILVFIATYVLRGLNIDLNDILGLHFFLASDFRIWQFFTYMFMHGGFTHILMNMFMLWMFGMVVENVWGPKKFLFYYIVCGVGAGVCQELAQYGTYLVEGLAHFDSVRIGATVLPMNVYLNMMNTVGASGAIYGVLLAFGMLFPEERMFIIPIPIPIKAKWIVMGSIVVELFSAIGTSNDGVAHLAHLGGMLFGFILIRYWKKHPYSGYGDFGMNRGHEFFDRMKNTWEQRGGHDTRNATNGNSGSWSNTSQSNNANKRSDWDYNAQKKQQQEEVDRILDKIRKSGYDSLTKDEKQKLFDSSKS; encoded by the coding sequence ATGCGAAATATACCTGTTGTAACAAAGAATCTTCTTATTATCAATATTCTGGTTTTTATAGCCACGTATGTTTTAAGAGGACTGAATATTGATTTGAATGATATTCTTGGCTTACATTTCTTTTTAGCTTCAGACTTCCGTATCTGGCAGTTCTTCACTTATATGTTCATGCATGGTGGGTTCACACATATCCTAATGAACATGTTTATGCTGTGGATGTTTGGTATGGTTGTGGAGAATGTATGGGGTCCAAAGAAGTTCCTTTTTTATTACATTGTGTGTGGTGTTGGAGCTGGAGTTTGTCAAGAGTTGGCACAATATGGTACGTATCTCGTAGAGGGATTGGCTCATTTTGATTCTGTGAGAATCGGTGCAACAGTTCTTCCTATGAATGTTTATCTGAATATGATGAACACTGTTGGAGCCTCAGGAGCTATCTATGGCGTGCTACTTGCTTTCGGAATGCTCTTCCCAGAAGAGCGTATGTTCATCATTCCTATCCCTATCCCGATAAAGGCTAAGTGGATTGTTATGGGCTCAATCGTGGTAGAATTGTTCTCTGCGATAGGCACAAGCAATGACGGAGTGGCGCATTTGGCACACTTAGGCGGTATGCTTTTTGGTTTCATTCTTATCCGTTATTGGAAGAAGCATCCGTATTCTGGCTATGGAGACTTCGGTATGAATCGGGGACATGAGTTCTTTGATCGTATGAAGAATACGTGGGAACAACGTGGAGGGCATGATACTCGTAATGCTACGAATGGCAACAGTGGGTCTTGGTCGAACACTTCTCAGAGCAATAATGCTAATAAGAGAAGTGATTGGGATTACAATGCCCAGAAGAAGCAACAGCAAGAAGAAGTTGACCGTATCCTTGACAAGATTCGTAAGAGTGGTTACGATAGCTTGACAAAAGACGAGAAACAAAAGCTCTTTGATAGTAGTAAAAGTTAA
- a CDS encoding endonuclease/exonuclease/phosphatase family protein: MFSKFKKLTYRMLLAGNIIVILMMLFVGNIGRFNPVDYPLLANLGLGFPILLVFNLVFLVVWCFLRLRTIWLPLLGFLLCYGPIRMYSPFNIPEDKPHGSIKVLSYNVFMFSSWSEPDAKKNPIVDYIVKSKADIVCLQEAQATLDDKDHIYSTLKKHYPYFKLMIKKAPGADYMVLLSKYPVLWQDSIPYGSSSNQSVAYMLDIKGTNTLVVNNHFESNGLSSGDKEGFKTLVKGELKTGEAKRQSVHLITKLGEVSARRAPQAEIVARYVKKYLDKKVPVILCGDFNDSPLSYTHRTIAKELNDCFVESGNGPGISYHKSGMYFRIDHIFCSDDFESYGAKVDNSVTTSDHYPIYCWLKYRPKP, encoded by the coding sequence ATGTTTAGTAAATTTAAGAAGCTTACATATAGAATGTTGTTGGCAGGCAATATCATCGTGATTCTGATGATGTTGTTTGTCGGAAATATAGGTAGGTTTAATCCTGTTGATTATCCCTTGTTGGCTAATTTAGGACTGGGCTTCCCGATACTCCTTGTGTTTAATCTTGTATTCCTTGTTGTCTGGTGTTTTCTCCGTTTGCGTACTATCTGGCTGCCATTGTTAGGTTTCCTACTCTGTTATGGTCCTATCCGTATGTATTCACCATTCAATATACCTGAAGATAAGCCACATGGCTCTATAAAAGTACTGTCGTATAACGTCTTTATGTTCTCTTCATGGAGCGAGCCAGATGCAAAGAAGAATCCGATTGTTGATTATATCGTGAAGAGTAAGGCTGATATTGTCTGTTTGCAAGAGGCACAAGCGACTTTAGATGACAAAGATCATATCTACTCAACACTTAAGAAACACTACCCATATTTCAAGTTGATGATTAAAAAAGCACCTGGTGCTGATTACATGGTATTGCTGAGTAAGTATCCTGTCCTTTGGCAAGATAGTATCCCATATGGCTCAAGTAGTAATCAGAGTGTGGCTTATATGCTTGATATTAAAGGGACTAATACGCTCGTTGTGAATAATCATTTTGAGAGTAATGGATTGAGTTCTGGCGACAAAGAAGGGTTTAAGACACTCGTAAAAGGCGAACTGAAGACAGGCGAAGCGAAAAGACAATCAGTCCACTTAATCACTAAGTTAGGCGAAGTTTCGGCACGTAGAGCACCGCAAGCGGAGATAGTTGCACGTTATGTTAAGAAATATCTTGATAAGAAAGTGCCTGTTATTCTTTGTGGAGACTTCAATGATAGTCCGTTAAGTTATACACATCGAACCATCGCAAAAGAACTGAATGACTGCTTTGTTGAGAGTGGAAATGGACCAGGAATAAGCTATCATAAAAGTGGAATGTACTTCCGCATTGACCATATCTTTTGTTCCGACGATTTTGAGTCGTATGGGGCAAAGGTCGATAATAGTGTGACTACTTCCGACCATTATCCCATCTATTGTTGGCTTAAATACCGCCCAAAACCTTAA
- a CDS encoding pyridoxamine kinase produces MSKKHILLVNDIAGYGKVATAAMLPILSYLGHPVYNLPTALVSNTLDYGKFNILETTDYIKGVFPVWKELGFSFDAIATGFIASERQAKLVADYCREQAERGTTIFVDPIMGDEGKLYNGVTAAAINSMREMISVADLTFPNYTEACYLTSSKYDEKGVSFEEAKRLLDGLRLIGTKSAMITSILVDGTPSVVGYNHATDKYFTLPYTEIPVHFPGTGDIFSAILIGHLLDGEELVPSTQKAIDGVYKLIDLNKDNKDKNRGIPLEKYLGVL; encoded by the coding sequence ATGAGTAAGAAACATATACTCCTCGTTAATGACATAGCAGGATACGGAAAGGTTGCAACGGCAGCCATGCTTCCTATATTGTCCTACTTGGGACATCCCGTTTATAATCTCCCTACAGCGCTGGTATCCAATACGCTCGATTATGGTAAGTTCAATATCCTTGAGACAACCGACTATATCAAAGGTGTATTCCCTGTATGGAAGGAACTTGGCTTTAGCTTTGATGCGATTGCGACGGGCTTTATCGCTTCAGAGCGACAGGCAAAACTGGTAGCAGACTATTGTCGTGAGCAGGCTGAACGTGGTACGACTATCTTTGTAGACCCGATTATGGGTGATGAAGGAAAGCTCTATAATGGTGTGACAGCTGCAGCAATCAACTCTATGCGAGAGATGATTAGCGTAGCCGACCTTACTTTCCCTAATTACACAGAAGCGTGTTATCTTACATCAAGTAAGTATGATGAAAAGGGAGTTAGTTTCGAAGAAGCTAAACGATTGTTAGATGGTTTGCGACTGATAGGTACAAAGTCGGCAATGATTACTTCTATTCTCGTTGATGGTACACCGTCTGTTGTAGGTTATAACCATGCAACAGATAAGTATTTTACACTCCCTTATACCGAGATACCAGTACATTTCCCAGGTACGGGTGACATCTTCTCGGCAATCCTCATTGGTCATCTGTTAGACGGTGAAGAGTTGGTTCCAAGTACACAGAAGGCTATTGATGGCGTTTATAAACTGATAGATCTCAATAAAGACAACAAAGACAAAAACAGGGGAATCCCTTTGGAGAAGTATCTTGGTGTTTTGTAA
- a CDS encoding putative transporter, whose translation MDWINGLFAIPSALQAVVVLSLVCTVGLGLGKIRVAGISLGIAFVFFFGIAAGSFGLQVDEQMLNYCETFGLVIFVYTLGLSVGPTFFGSFRHEGTLFNLWSLGVIFLGTIMSVVLSYAMNVPMSSMVGILCGATTNTPALGAAQQALQHAGHSGGPAALATAVTYPLGVVGVIFAMIFLRKFFVKPSDLVVHSGAEDDHTYIGQFVVLNPAVNGKTIAEIAQGTHRKFIISRIWRGDEVIVPMSTTVLQANDNLLVASKREEVPAMEILFGKQVNRDLNKEQVDWNHLDTKVESRVIILSNGVLNGKKLGQLHLRDAYNVNVSRVIRADIKLLATQDLVLRYGDRLTLVGQPEAIDHAETFLGNSVKTLNEPNLAVIFLGMLLGLALGTIPLDIPGMESPIRLGIAGGPIIMGILAGAFGPRLHFIAYTTRSASLMLRKLGLSLYLACLGLDAGKDFLDTVVRPEGLLWIGLGFALTVVPVIIVGLIALRLKKFDFGTICGILCGSMANPMALGYANDTVKGETSNISYASVYPLGMFARVIIAQILVMFFV comes from the coding sequence ATGGACTGGATTAACGGACTATTTGCCATTCCTTCTGCCCTACAGGCAGTCGTGGTCCTCTCGCTGGTTTGTACAGTGGGATTGGGCTTAGGTAAGATTAGAGTAGCAGGCATATCACTTGGTATTGCCTTTGTATTCTTTTTTGGTATCGCTGCGGGTAGTTTTGGCTTGCAGGTAGATGAGCAGATGCTTAACTACTGTGAGACTTTCGGATTGGTTATCTTTGTCTATACACTCGGACTGAGTGTAGGACCAACCTTCTTTGGCTCCTTCCGACATGAAGGAACCTTGTTTAATCTGTGGAGTTTAGGCGTTATCTTCTTGGGAACCATTATGTCTGTCGTACTCTCATATGCAATGAATGTACCGATGTCAAGCATGGTTGGTATCCTTTGTGGTGCTACAACGAATACGCCAGCACTTGGTGCTGCACAGCAAGCATTGCAACATGCGGGGCATAGTGGTGGTCCGGCAGCATTGGCAACAGCCGTTACTTATCCATTAGGTGTTGTCGGTGTTATCTTTGCCATGATATTTCTTCGTAAGTTCTTTGTGAAGCCTTCCGACTTAGTAGTACATTCGGGAGCAGAAGACGACCATACTTATATCGGACAGTTTGTTGTTCTTAATCCAGCCGTTAATGGTAAAACAATCGCTGAGATAGCGCAAGGAACACATCGAAAGTTTATTATCTCACGTATTTGGCGTGGTGATGAAGTCATCGTTCCGATGAGTACAACGGTCCTACAAGCTAATGACAATCTGCTTGTAGCGTCAAAACGCGAAGAAGTTCCAGCCATGGAGATACTCTTCGGAAAGCAGGTTAATCGCGACTTGAATAAAGAACAGGTGGATTGGAACCATCTTGATACGAAGGTGGAGAGCCGTGTTATCATCTTGTCAAACGGTGTGTTAAATGGTAAAAAGCTTGGTCAACTTCATTTGCGAGATGCTTATAATGTCAATGTGAGCCGTGTTATCCGTGCTGATATCAAGCTATTGGCAACGCAAGACCTTGTCCTTCGTTATGGCGACCGCCTTACCTTGGTGGGTCAACCAGAGGCTATTGATCATGCAGAGACCTTCTTGGGCAACTCTGTTAAGACGCTTAACGAACCTAATCTTGCTGTCATCTTCCTCGGAATGCTTCTTGGTTTGGCTTTAGGAACAATCCCTCTCGACATCCCTGGTATGGAGTCTCCAATCCGATTGGGTATTGCTGGTGGTCCAATCATCATGGGTATATTGGCTGGAGCCTTTGGTCCTCGTTTGCATTTCATTGCTTATACGACGCGTAGTGCCTCACTCATGCTTCGTAAGTTGGGTTTATCACTTTATCTGGCGTGCTTAGGCTTGGATGCTGGTAAAGACTTCCTTGACACCGTTGTGCGCCCAGAAGGTTTGCTATGGATAGGTTTAGGCTTTGCACTTACGGTTGTTCCTGTTATCATTGTTGGGTTAATAGCCCTGCGATTGAAGAAGTTTGACTTCGGAACTATCTGTGGTATCCTTTGCGGGTCGATGGCTAATCCAATGGCATTGGGCTACGCCAACGATACTGTTAAGGGTGAAACGAGCAACATTAGTTATGCTTCGGTTTATCCTTTGGGCATGTTTGCCAGGGTTATCATTGCACAGATATTAGTCATGTTCTTCGTCTGA
- a CDS encoding ABC transporter ATP-binding protein, translated as MIISLSQLSVGYTLSHPVISDINLELRSGQLACLIGENGIGKSTLLKTLTGFLPKLKGSLLLDNRDIESFSQRELARQVSIVLTQKPDVQNLTIEEIIGLGRSPYTGFFGRLRAEDRKVVDDAIATMGIEKLRGRMIQTLSDGERQKVMIAKALAQETSIILLDEPTAFLDFPSKAETFQSLQRMAHERDKLILLSTHDLELAVRFADSLLEVKRGRLQAVSATDVKASIRAIIDR; from the coding sequence ATGATTATCAGCTTATCTCAGTTATCAGTAGGCTATACGCTGTCCCATCCTGTTATCTCTGACATCAACTTAGAGTTACGGAGTGGGCAGTTAGCATGCTTGATAGGAGAGAATGGAATTGGTAAATCAACCCTTTTAAAGACCCTAACAGGCTTTCTTCCGAAGTTGAAAGGTAGCCTTTTGTTGGATAATCGTGATATCGAGTCTTTCTCTCAGCGAGAACTTGCACGGCAGGTGAGCATTGTTTTGACACAAAAACCAGATGTGCAGAACCTCACGATTGAGGAGATAATAGGCTTGGGAAGGTCGCCTTATACTGGTTTCTTTGGTCGATTGCGTGCTGAAGACCGTAAGGTTGTTGATGATGCAATCGCTACGATGGGGATTGAAAAACTCAGAGGGAGAATGATTCAGACCCTTTCTGATGGCGAAAGGCAGAAGGTGATGATTGCGAAAGCACTGGCTCAAGAGACCTCTATCATCTTACTTGATGAGCCAACAGCCTTCCTCGACTTCCCTTCTAAGGCTGAAACCTTTCAGTCTTTACAGCGAATGGCACATGAAAGGGATAAACTTATCCTCTTATCAACGCATGACTTAGAACTCGCAGTGCGCTTTGCCGATAGCTTGTTGGAGGTAAAAAGGGGTCGCTTACAAGCAGTGTCTGCAACGGATGTGAAGGCTTCTATCCGTGCAATCATTGATAGATAG
- a CDS encoding helix-hairpin-helix domain-containing protein has translation MRNLLLTCLLGLFSLTSTAQQTYDWEELLEELYASNEENVDAKEETFELLADLSEHPLNLNTASRDELARIPFLTAEQIEDIQAYVYQYHGMQSLGELAMIESLDALRRQLLPYFVYVSPVEEQHQFPTFKSIIKGGKHTILLTAHIPFYQREGDQKGYLGYPYAHSFRYSFRYGDYVQAGLVGAQDAGEPFFAYGNRLGYDHYSFYLLLRKMGRLKTLAVGRYKVNFGQGLIINNSFGFGKLAMLSTLGRQATGIHAHSSRSAANYLQGAAATVEIAKHLDLTTFLSYRSIDATLTDSGTIKTILKTGYHRTVREVNSKDAATQFTAGTHLAWSSGAFRVGLSGIYSCLNKELTPNTSLYYHHYAPSGANFWNVSADYSYQHPRWSLAGETAMDSKGSIAMVNNLSYLPTSKLSLLAVQRYYGYQYTALFARSFGDNGTVQNESGLLIGANWNVKRGLSLMAYTDFAYFSHPRFGAHTVSKAWDNLLMLTYSRQRWSLLARYRFRIREKDNRDKTTLVNDVTQRGRLSLAYSVESWSCKSQLDVVASSYLKRSFGYMVSESGAWKPLSWLTLNGMIGYFQTTDFASRIYVYERGPLYSFSFPTFFGKGMHYSLFARADLSSRLMIILRSSTTHYFDRDHISSGLQQVNSSTLSGLDIQLRWRF, from the coding sequence ATGAGAAATCTACTATTGACCTGCCTTTTAGGGCTTTTTAGCCTCACTTCTACAGCACAACAGACCTATGATTGGGAAGAATTGCTTGAAGAACTCTATGCAAGTAACGAAGAAAACGTGGATGCAAAGGAGGAAACCTTTGAACTATTAGCCGACCTTTCAGAACATCCACTCAACCTCAATACGGCAAGTAGGGACGAACTTGCACGTATCCCGTTTCTTACAGCAGAACAAATTGAAGATATACAAGCCTATGTTTATCAATATCATGGTATGCAGTCATTGGGTGAGTTGGCTATGATTGAATCCTTAGATGCTCTCCGTCGCCAGCTTCTTCCTTATTTTGTCTATGTCTCTCCAGTAGAAGAACAGCACCAGTTTCCTACATTTAAATCAATTATAAAAGGTGGAAAGCACACCATCTTATTGACCGCTCATATCCCTTTTTATCAGCGTGAAGGCGACCAGAAAGGCTATCTTGGCTATCCTTATGCCCATTCTTTCCGTTATTCCTTCCGTTATGGCGATTATGTTCAGGCAGGATTGGTAGGCGCACAAGATGCTGGTGAACCCTTCTTTGCGTATGGTAATCGTCTTGGTTATGATCATTATAGTTTTTACTTGCTGTTAAGAAAGATGGGACGGTTGAAGACTTTGGCTGTAGGACGGTATAAAGTGAACTTCGGACAAGGACTCATTATCAACAATTCCTTTGGCTTTGGGAAACTTGCCATGCTCTCAACGTTAGGCAGACAAGCAACAGGTATTCACGCACATTCCTCTCGTTCGGCTGCTAACTATCTGCAGGGAGCGGCTGCAACGGTAGAAATTGCAAAGCATCTTGACCTAACCACTTTTCTTTCTTACCGCAGTATAGATGCTACATTAACGGATAGTGGAACCATTAAGACTATTCTCAAGACTGGTTATCACCGTACTGTGCGTGAGGTAAACAGTAAAGATGCTGCCACACAGTTTACTGCAGGAACCCACTTAGCTTGGTCATCGGGTGCTTTTCGTGTGGGATTGTCGGGTATTTATTCTTGTCTCAACAAGGAGTTAACGCCCAATACGTCCTTATATTACCATCATTATGCTCCTTCAGGGGCTAACTTTTGGAACGTAAGTGCAGACTATAGCTATCAGCATCCACGTTGGTCGTTGGCAGGTGAGACGGCAATGGATAGCAAGGGAAGCATTGCAATGGTGAATAACCTTTCCTATTTGCCTACTTCTAAGCTCTCTTTACTTGCCGTTCAGCGTTATTATGGCTACCAATACACAGCACTCTTCGCACGTAGTTTTGGTGATAATGGGACGGTTCAGAATGAAAGTGGATTACTTATTGGTGCGAATTGGAATGTAAAACGGGGTTTGTCGCTCATGGCTTATACTGATTTCGCTTATTTCTCACACCCTCGTTTTGGCGCACATACAGTTAGTAAGGCATGGGATAACCTACTGATGCTTACCTATAGCCGTCAACGTTGGTCGCTCTTGGCTCGCTATCGCTTTCGAATACGTGAGAAAGATAATCGAGATAAGACCACTCTTGTCAACGACGTAACGCAACGTGGTCGCCTTTCTTTGGCTTATTCGGTAGAATCTTGGAGCTGTAAAAGCCAGTTGGATGTCGTTGCAAGCAGTTATCTCAAGCGTAGTTTCGGTTATATGGTGAGTGAGTCTGGGGCTTGGAAGCCGCTTTCGTGGCTCACGCTGAATGGTATGATTGGTTATTTTCAAACGACAGATTTCGCTTCACGTATCTATGTTTACGAACGTGGTCCACTCTATTCTTTTAGTTTTCCTACCTTCTTTGGTAAGGGTATGCACTATAGTCTGTTTGCTCGGGCAGACCTATCGAGCCGTCTTATGATTATTCTTCGCAGTTCAACCACGCATTATTTCGACCGTGATCATATCTCTTCCGGACTTCAACAAGTCAACTCCTCAACGCTAAGTGGACTTGATATTCAGTTGCGTTGGCGGTTTTAG